One Thermicanus aegyptius DSM 12793 DNA segment encodes these proteins:
- a CDS encoding UbiD family decarboxylase: MFLNLRQYLETLRKEKDLVVIEVPVDPYLELAEIHRRVIEEEGPALLFTQVKGKSFPVVTNLFGTMRRVERAIGTKPEEMVRGLVQLLPELMPPKLSKIWEKRSLLFQFTRFGTKKVERQTAPLLAIEEADFDLGTLPALTGWPLDGGPFFTLPLVYTEHPTTREHNLGMYRMQIKGRNKTGIHWQIHKGGGFHHFEAEKRKEALPVTIFLGGPPALIVSAVAPLPEPVPELLFASFLMGEKLPLVKVEGHPHPLIAEAEFAFLGEVPAGIREPEGPFGDHYGYYSLTHDFPVFNLKKVYRRKGAIYPATVVGKPRQEDYYIGEYLQQLLSPLFPLVMPGVKELWTYAETGFHSLAGAIVRESYSREALSHAFRILGEGQLTLTKFLMVTDAPVSLRNFPQFLEAILARFRPERDLIILPHTSMDTLDYTGRTFNHGSKAIMLGIGEEIQSLPETYTEGDLAGVEKISVFCRGTLLLSGKSYEEDEGLPTRITAGLHGRDFPWPLLILVDDVEEITDQTSFLWTVFTRFDPAHDLYGNKEIVGNHIAFHGPILIDARMKPFYPDELIPDPETVTLVDKRWREYFPEGI, translated from the coding sequence ATGTTCCTGAATCTTCGCCAATATTTAGAAACCTTGAGAAAAGAAAAAGACCTCGTCGTGATCGAGGTACCGGTGGACCCATATCTGGAATTGGCTGAGATTCATCGCCGAGTGATCGAAGAAGAAGGACCTGCCCTCCTCTTCACACAGGTAAAGGGAAAGTCCTTCCCTGTCGTAACCAATCTCTTTGGAACCATGAGGAGGGTGGAGCGGGCCATCGGGACAAAACCGGAGGAGATGGTAAGGGGTCTGGTTCAGCTCTTGCCCGAACTCATGCCACCGAAATTAAGCAAAATTTGGGAAAAGAGAAGCCTTCTCTTTCAATTCACCCGCTTCGGCACGAAAAAAGTGGAGAGGCAAACGGCTCCTCTCCTCGCGATCGAAGAGGCCGATTTTGACCTGGGGACGCTGCCGGCGCTCACAGGATGGCCGCTGGACGGGGGGCCCTTTTTTACCTTGCCTCTCGTCTATACGGAGCATCCAACCACCCGTGAGCATAACCTTGGGATGTACCGGATGCAGATCAAGGGAAGGAATAAAACAGGGATCCATTGGCAGATCCATAAAGGAGGGGGGTTTCATCATTTTGAAGCGGAAAAGAGAAAAGAGGCCCTGCCCGTCACCATCTTTCTCGGAGGACCGCCGGCGCTCATCGTAAGCGCGGTCGCCCCCTTGCCCGAACCCGTGCCGGAGCTTCTTTTCGCCTCTTTTCTTATGGGGGAAAAGCTTCCCCTGGTAAAGGTGGAGGGGCACCCTCATCCCCTCATCGCCGAAGCGGAATTTGCTTTTCTGGGGGAAGTTCCCGCCGGTATTCGGGAACCGGAAGGCCCTTTCGGCGATCACTATGGTTATTACTCGTTGACTCATGATTTCCCTGTTTTTAACCTGAAGAAAGTTTACCGGCGGAAAGGAGCGATCTATCCGGCTACAGTGGTAGGGAAACCGCGGCAGGAAGATTACTACATCGGAGAGTACCTGCAGCAACTTCTCTCCCCCCTTTTCCCATTGGTGATGCCTGGGGTAAAGGAACTCTGGACCTACGCCGAAACCGGTTTTCATTCCTTAGCGGGGGCCATCGTGAGGGAGAGCTACAGCCGTGAAGCTCTTTCCCACGCTTTCCGCATCCTCGGAGAGGGACAACTCACACTGACCAAGTTTCTCATGGTAACCGATGCTCCTGTATCCTTGCGGAATTTCCCTCAATTCCTGGAAGCTATCCTCGCCCGCTTCCGCCCCGAGCGGGATCTCATCATCTTGCCCCATACCTCTATGGATACCCTCGACTACACCGGGCGAACGTTTAATCACGGCAGTAAGGCGATCATGCTGGGAATAGGAGAGGAGATTCAATCCTTGCCCGAAACATACACGGAAGGAGATCTTGCGGGCGTGGAGAAAATTTCCGTCTTCTGCAGAGGAACCTTGCTCCTCTCCGGAAAAAGCTATGAGGAGGACGAGGGGCTGCCGACGAGGATCACCGCAGGATTACATGGACGGGACTTTCCCTGGCCTCTCCTCATCCTCGTCGATGATGTGGAAGAGATTACCGATCAAACTTCTTTCCTTTGGACGGTTTTTACCCGTTTTGATCCCGCCCACGATCTTTACGGAAATAAGGAGATCGTAGGAAATCACATTGCCTTTCATGGCCCGATCCTGATCGATGCTCGTATGAAACCTTTCTATCCCGACGAACTGATCCCTGATCCGGAGACGGTCACCCTCGTGGACAAGCGCTGGCGTGAATATTTCCCGGAAGGGATTTGA
- a CDS encoding DUF420 domain-containing protein: MEIRGEKRNYTPWIVFLSIAINLIVAILFFMPKMERGNQLDLTVLPMLNAVFNSFTFVFLLSALYFIRRKNIVMHRRFIFAAFITTALFLITYVTYHFLAKSTPYGGEDVFRYLYYFFLLTHILLAIVIVPLALTTLARGLNRQDEKHRRIARWTMPLWLYVAASGVIVYLMISPYYA; this comes from the coding sequence ATGGAAATCAGGGGAGAAAAGCGGAATTATACCCCCTGGATTGTATTTCTCTCAATCGCGATTAACTTGATCGTGGCCATCCTTTTCTTCATGCCGAAGATGGAGAGGGGAAATCAACTCGATCTTACCGTTCTCCCGATGTTAAACGCCGTCTTTAATAGTTTTACCTTTGTTTTTCTCTTGTCTGCGCTCTATTTCATCCGCCGGAAGAACATTGTGATGCATCGGCGCTTTATCTTTGCCGCCTTTATCACGACGGCTCTTTTTCTGATTACCTATGTCACCTACCATTTTTTGGCGAAGTCTACCCCTTATGGAGGAGAAGATGTTTTTCGTTATCTCTATTACTTCTTCCTTCTTACCCATATATTGCTCGCCATCGTCATTGTTCCGCTGGCACTCACCACATTAGCGAGAGGATTGAACCGCCAGGATGAGAAACACCGCCGCATTGCCCGCTGGACCATGCCTCTTTGGCTCTACGTGGCGGCATCGGGAGTCATCGTATACCTCATGATCTCGCCTTATTATGCGTAG
- a CDS encoding OsmC family protein, with the protein MAKITFQTDVLWSGEGVRSEAVIRDKRIVIDEPKSLGGTDQGPNPVELILAALGGCLSVLLSIHAKTHQVELNGFKVHVEGDLDPDGFMEKNPAVRPGFQEIRYRIEVDSPSDVGKIRELIGHIEKICPVKDTLSGVTVKEVESTK; encoded by the coding sequence GTGGCAAAGATCACATTTCAGACAGACGTGCTTTGGTCAGGTGAAGGGGTTCGCTCCGAAGCGGTGATCCGAGACAAGAGGATTGTCATCGATGAACCGAAATCCTTAGGAGGGACGGATCAAGGTCCCAATCCGGTCGAGTTGATTTTGGCTGCCTTGGGTGGTTGTTTATCGGTTCTTTTATCGATTCATGCCAAGACCCACCAAGTTGAACTGAACGGTTTTAAGGTACATGTTGAAGGGGACCTGGATCCGGACGGTTTCATGGAGAAGAACCCTGCCGTAAGGCCGGGATTTCAGGAAATTCGTTATCGCATAGAGGTCGATTCTCCTTCGGATGTGGGGAAGATCCGCGAACTGATCGGCCATATCGAAAAAATCTGCCCGGTTAAAGATACGTTGTCGGGCGTAACCGTCAAAGAAGTGGAATCGACGAAGTAA
- a CDS encoding 1,2-dihydroxy-3-keto-5-methylthiopentene dioxygenase — protein MAEIVIRKTGEKIQDEERVKDFLARQGVLYERWDAGKLPAGLREKYNVSEEEKEEILHAFDQEIRSLAERNGYVKWDVISLSEATPNLEELLKKFEQIHTHSDDEVRAIVSGNGTFTIKGTSEIGYFNAVLQAGDVISVPKNTPHFFTLLENRKVVAIRLFIDQSGWIAHPYEDPEFQVTESK, from the coding sequence ATGGCCGAAATTGTCATTCGGAAGACCGGTGAGAAGATTCAGGATGAAGAGCGGGTGAAAGATTTTTTGGCCCGACAGGGAGTTCTCTATGAACGTTGGGATGCCGGTAAACTGCCGGCAGGTTTAAGGGAGAAATACAACGTAAGCGAGGAGGAAAAGGAAGAGATTCTTCACGCATTTGATCAGGAGATCCGCTCCCTGGCTGAAAGGAATGGGTATGTGAAATGGGATGTGATTTCACTATCCGAAGCAACGCCTAATCTGGAGGAGCTGTTAAAGAAGTTCGAACAGATCCACACCCATAGTGATGATGAAGTCAGGGCGATCGTCTCCGGAAACGGGACATTTACGATCAAGGGGACGAGCGAAATCGGTTATTTTAACGCGGTTCTTCAGGCAGGCGATGTGATCTCCGTTCCGAAAAATACTCCTCATTTCTTTACGCTTTTGGAAAATCGAAAGGTCGTCGCCATCCGTCTTTTCATCGATCAGTCCGGTTGGATCGCGCATCCTTATGAAGATCCGGAGTTCCAAGTGACCGAATCGAAATGA
- the mtnB gene encoding methylthioribulose 1-phosphate dehydratase, which produces MEEIMSAVHSLRVVKESFAARGWFPATSGNLSVLATCEDGKRAIVITASGKDKSLQTSEDFLLVDRDGVPVFPTRLKPSAETMIHTAIYDRLPDTGAVFHVHTVANNLLSELYGDHGEILFSGHELIKAFNIWEEDGAIRLPIVENKAHIPTLAQLVRDAVRPQTPGILIRRHGIYAWGRNPEEAKKHLEAFEFLFDYHVKLLQMKSLGLLPIHTFADVSLGKGRKLHFHKTKHEREGS; this is translated from the coding sequence ATGGAAGAGATAATGAGCGCCGTCCACAGTCTCCGGGTTGTGAAAGAGAGTTTTGCTGCCCGGGGATGGTTTCCTGCCACGAGCGGCAATCTCTCCGTCTTGGCGACTTGTGAGGACGGTAAGCGGGCGATTGTGATTACCGCCAGCGGAAAAGATAAGAGTCTTCAGACTTCCGAGGATTTTCTTCTTGTGGATCGGGATGGAGTACCTGTATTCCCTACCCGGCTAAAACCATCCGCCGAGACAATGATCCACACGGCCATCTACGACCGCCTGCCGGATACGGGTGCCGTGTTTCATGTTCATACGGTGGCCAACAATCTCCTCTCCGAACTTTACGGGGATCATGGGGAGATTCTCTTTTCCGGGCATGAACTGATCAAAGCGTTCAATATCTGGGAAGAGGATGGCGCCATCCGTCTCCCCATCGTCGAAAATAAGGCCCACATTCCCACCCTGGCGCAGTTGGTGAGGGATGCGGTTCGGCCGCAAACCCCGGGTATCCTGATACGGCGCCATGGTATTTACGCGTGGGGTAGGAACCCCGAAGAGGCGAAGAAGCATCTGGAGGCTTTTGAATTCTTGTTTGATTACCACGTAAAGCTTCTCCAGATGAAGAGCCTCGGGCTGTTGCCGATTCACACATTTGCCGACGTATCGTTGGGAAAAGGGAGGAAACTCCATTTCCATAAAACGAAACATGAAAGAGAGGGAAGCTAA
- a CDS encoding 2-hydroxy-3-keto-5-methylthiopentenyl-1-phosphate phosphatase, whose protein sequence is MSRGRRKVLFCDFDGTITVQDTIIQIMREFAPPEWEKLKEEILAGRVSVREGVGKMFSLLPVSKEEEIRNYVLHHTEIRPGFSELIRFTREEGIRLLISSGGIDFFLYPLLVPYDIPYGDIYCNGSDFSGEKIRILWPHPCDDECHRDCGMCKTTLLRSFPQEEYERIVIGDSITDLAAARIADRVIARDFLRIKCEEFSIPYVPFETFYDVIDYLQNTSEKAG, encoded by the coding sequence ATGAGCAGAGGAAGGAGAAAGGTACTTTTTTGTGACTTTGACGGGACGATTACGGTGCAGGATACCATCATTCAAATCATGAGGGAGTTTGCGCCTCCGGAATGGGAGAAGTTGAAGGAGGAGATTCTCGCAGGGCGGGTAAGTGTTCGGGAAGGAGTGGGGAAGATGTTTTCCTTGCTTCCGGTCTCAAAAGAAGAGGAGATCCGAAATTACGTGCTCCATCATACGGAGATTCGGCCGGGGTTTTCTGAGTTGATCCGATTTACGAGAGAAGAAGGAATACGGCTGCTTATTTCGAGCGGAGGGATCGATTTTTTCCTCTACCCCTTGCTTGTCCCCTATGACATCCCGTATGGGGATATCTATTGCAACGGCAGTGATTTTAGCGGGGAGAAGATTCGTATCCTCTGGCCTCATCCTTGCGATGATGAGTGCCATCGTGATTGCGGGATGTGCAAGACAACCCTCTTGCGGTCCTTTCCGCAGGAAGAATACGAAAGAATTGTCATCGGCGACAGCATAACCGATCTGGCGGCGGCTCGGATCGCCGACCGGGTGATCGCCCGCGACTTTCTCCGAATCAAATGCGAAGAATTCTCCATCCCCTATGTCCCCTTTGAAACCTTTTACGACGTGATCGATTATCTGCAGAATACATCGGAAAAAGCGGGGTGA
- a CDS encoding 2,3-diketo-5-methylthiopentyl-1-phosphate enolase → MDEEYILATYLLKGEKDLYKKAQGIAVGLTVGTWTELPSEKKESMAQHLGKVVDVVPLPEEEGKQPVGKITIAYPIVNVTPDLPSILTTVFGKLSLDGSIKLLDLHIPDSLLSQFPGPRFGIQGVRDLLQMKDRPLLMSIFKQCIGLSLDELEEEYRKQIEGGVDLVKDDEIFFADGKAPAIERVKRFEALNRQREERTGRKALYAVNLTGPVNEMVDRAKRLVEAGASGLLLNVFVYGLDILHRLASDPDIPVPILAHPAFAGAIYASPEHGVSSSLLLGKFLRLAGADIVLYPSPYGSVAMPKEESLSVADRLRRPYGNIKPSLPAPSAGIHPGLVPVLIRDFGPDLVINAGGGIHGHPQGSTAGGRAFLDAISAIMAGYSLREAAARSVKLSLAIEKWGVVEG, encoded by the coding sequence TTGGATGAGGAATATATCTTGGCGACTTACCTGCTGAAAGGGGAAAAGGATCTATACAAAAAGGCGCAAGGGATTGCCGTCGGGCTTACGGTGGGGACATGGACCGAGCTGCCGAGTGAGAAAAAGGAAAGCATGGCGCAACATTTGGGGAAAGTGGTCGATGTCGTCCCACTTCCGGAGGAAGAAGGGAAGCAGCCCGTGGGGAAAATTACCATCGCATATCCGATCGTCAACGTGACCCCTGATCTTCCATCCATTCTTACCACGGTGTTCGGAAAGTTATCCCTGGATGGTTCGATCAAACTCTTGGATCTCCACATTCCCGACTCCCTCCTTTCCCAATTTCCGGGCCCACGTTTTGGAATTCAGGGGGTTCGGGATTTGCTGCAGATGAAGGATCGACCCCTCCTGATGAGCATCTTTAAACAATGCATCGGTCTTTCCCTCGATGAGTTGGAGGAAGAGTACAGGAAACAGATTGAAGGCGGCGTAGATCTGGTAAAGGATGACGAGATCTTTTTCGCAGATGGGAAAGCTCCCGCCATCGAAAGGGTGAAGCGTTTTGAAGCGTTAAATCGTCAAAGAGAAGAGCGGACCGGGAGAAAGGCCCTCTATGCTGTCAACCTGACAGGGCCGGTGAACGAAATGGTGGACAGGGCGAAACGGTTGGTGGAAGCGGGTGCTTCCGGCCTTCTCCTGAATGTGTTTGTGTACGGCCTAGATATTCTCCATCGCCTGGCTTCGGACCCCGACATCCCGGTTCCCATTCTTGCCCATCCTGCGTTTGCCGGAGCGATATACGCATCTCCGGAACATGGGGTATCCTCTTCCCTTCTATTAGGCAAGTTTCTTCGTTTGGCAGGGGCGGACATTGTCCTCTATCCCTCTCCCTATGGTTCTGTCGCTATGCCTAAAGAGGAATCGTTGTCGGTTGCGGACCGGTTGCGCCGTCCCTATGGGAATATCAAACCTTCTCTTCCGGCGCCGTCGGCGGGGATTCATCCCGGCCTCGTTCCTGTCCTGATCAGGGATTTTGGACCTGACCTGGTGATCAATGCGGGCGGAGGGATTCATGGTCATCCGCAAGGATCGACCGCAGGGGGAAGGGCTTTCCTGGATGCCATCTCAGCCATTATGGCAGGTTATTCTCTCCGGGAAGCCGCGGCCCGTTCCGTAAAACTAAGCCTTGCGATTGAGAAATGGGGGGTGGTTGAGGGATGA
- the mtnK gene encoding S-methyl-5-thioribose kinase, whose translation MAHYHPLNEAEAVAYAKRLRIFPEDARLTAREIGDGNLNLVFRIQEEATDRSIIIKQALPYARVVGDSWPLTLDRARIESEALHMEEALCPGSVPKVYHYDPHLALTVMEDLSSHIVLRKGLILRRRYPKLAQHIGTFLARTLFYTSDIALNSRRKKEQVAQFINPEMCRITEDLVFTDPFYNAETNRFNPLILEEVRKIWSDGRLKLEVAALKEGFLTRTQALIHGDLHTGSIMVTEQDTRVIDPEFAYYGPMGFDIGAVLANLFLNFSAQEGLTDDPAEKSEYQVYLLRTAAEIWSVFERNFRQLWWNDGLEAFTSVHGYLDDYLERILQDTAGYAGCKMIRRVIGLAHVADLESIEDPKLRAKGETMALAIGRELILARHGIQRIEDILQIVQSIREERIAS comes from the coding sequence ATGGCACATTATCATCCTCTAAACGAAGCGGAAGCGGTAGCCTATGCGAAGCGCCTTAGGATCTTCCCGGAAGATGCCCGACTAACCGCCCGGGAAATCGGCGATGGGAATCTAAACCTGGTATTTCGCATCCAAGAAGAAGCTACGGACAGAAGCATCATCATCAAACAAGCGCTCCCTTACGCCCGGGTGGTCGGGGATTCGTGGCCCCTTACCCTGGACAGGGCACGCATCGAGAGCGAGGCCCTCCACATGGAGGAAGCGCTCTGCCCCGGTTCAGTCCCGAAAGTATATCATTATGATCCGCATCTTGCCCTGACCGTCATGGAGGATCTCTCCTCCCATATCGTGTTAAGAAAAGGGCTGATCCTTAGGCGGCGCTATCCAAAATTGGCCCAGCATATCGGAACCTTTCTGGCCAGGACCCTCTTTTACACCTCCGATATCGCCTTAAACTCCCGAAGGAAAAAAGAACAGGTGGCACAATTTATCAATCCGGAGATGTGCCGCATCACCGAGGATCTCGTTTTCACCGATCCATTTTACAACGCCGAGACCAACCGGTTTAACCCGCTCATTCTCGAAGAGGTGCGCAAAATCTGGAGCGACGGCAGATTGAAACTTGAAGTGGCGGCTTTGAAAGAAGGGTTCCTCACCCGAACTCAAGCCCTGATCCACGGGGATCTTCATACGGGGAGCATCATGGTGACGGAACAGGATACCCGGGTGATCGATCCGGAATTCGCCTATTACGGGCCGATGGGTTTTGATATCGGAGCGGTACTCGCCAACCTGTTCTTAAACTTCTCCGCTCAAGAAGGCTTAACCGACGACCCTGCTGAGAAATCGGAGTATCAGGTGTATCTTCTCAGGACGGCGGCCGAAATCTGGTCCGTCTTTGAAAGGAATTTCCGCCAGTTATGGTGGAATGACGGATTGGAAGCCTTCACTTCCGTTCATGGATATTTGGACGATTACCTGGAAAGGATCCTCCAGGATACCGCCGGGTATGCCGGCTGCAAGATGATACGCCGCGTCATCGGTCTTGCCCATGTGGCCGATCTGGAATCGATTGAAGATCCTAAACTCAGGGCAAAAGGAGAGACAATGGCTCTTGCCATCGGCAGGGAACTGATTCTGGCACGGCATGGAATCCAGAGGATCGAAGATATATTGCAAATCGTGCAATCAATCCGGGAAGAGAGGATTGCCTCATGA
- the mtnA gene encoding S-methyl-5-thioribose-1-phosphate isomerase produces MTHSFIQSVQWKENHLLLLDQNRLPEETRYHKIDTIEEVWKAIRQLTVRGAPAIGITAAYGLYLGVQHLSYGNVPELIEDLKGKAEFLSQARPTAINLRWALMRLLTRAEMDGAHGCSTEEVKAGLLAEALRIQKEDEETCRRIGEHGLTLLKDGMGILTHCNPGSLATAKYGTATAPIYLAREQGMTLKIFIDETRPVLQGARLTAWELMQAGIDSTLICDNMAALVMAKGWVQAVIVGADRVAANGDVANKIGTYGLAILAKAHNIPFYVAAPLSSFDPETPTGEEIPIEERPAEEVTEGFGKRTAPVGMKVYNPAFDITPSSLITAIITEKGILYPDQDGCYGKAIKEILGRKSQTLS; encoded by the coding sequence ATGACCCATTCCTTTATCCAATCGGTTCAATGGAAAGAGAATCATCTCCTCCTTCTGGATCAGAATCGGTTGCCTGAAGAAACACGCTATCACAAAATTGACACGATCGAAGAAGTATGGAAGGCCATCCGGCAACTCACGGTCCGGGGAGCTCCGGCCATCGGCATCACGGCCGCCTACGGACTCTATCTGGGAGTTCAACATCTCTCTTACGGAAATGTACCGGAACTGATCGAGGACCTAAAAGGAAAGGCGGAATTCCTCTCCCAAGCGAGACCTACCGCTATTAATCTTCGCTGGGCACTCATGCGTCTGCTCACCAGGGCGGAGATGGACGGCGCCCATGGCTGCTCGACAGAGGAAGTGAAAGCGGGCTTATTGGCGGAAGCCCTTCGGATTCAAAAAGAAGATGAAGAAACATGCCGCCGGATCGGCGAGCATGGACTAACATTACTGAAAGACGGAATGGGCATCCTGACCCACTGCAATCCTGGAAGCCTGGCGACGGCCAAATATGGAACGGCCACCGCTCCTATCTATCTGGCCCGGGAACAAGGGATGACGCTTAAGATTTTTATTGATGAAACCCGCCCCGTCTTGCAAGGCGCTCGCCTTACCGCATGGGAACTGATGCAGGCAGGCATTGATTCGACGCTGATTTGCGACAATATGGCGGCCCTGGTGATGGCTAAAGGGTGGGTCCAGGCCGTCATCGTCGGTGCCGACAGGGTGGCGGCGAACGGGGATGTGGCCAACAAGATCGGGACCTATGGACTGGCGATATTGGCGAAAGCCCACAACATTCCTTTTTACGTGGCGGCCCCCCTATCCTCCTTTGATCCTGAGACGCCAACGGGTGAGGAGATTCCCATTGAAGAAAGACCGGCGGAAGAGGTGACCGAGGGCTTTGGCAAGCGTACCGCCCCTGTGGGAATGAAGGTATACAATCCCGCTTTTGACATAACCCCTTCTTCCCTCATCACGGCCATCATTACGGAAAAGGGCATACTCTATCCCGATCAAGACGGATGCTATGGAAAAGCGATCAAGGAGATCCTGGGACGAAAATCCCAAACCTTATCCTGA
- a CDS encoding FTR1 family iron permease, translating to MEGIARKKMGGRKRLSFLLLLFFLVPAYAFAFTPADDLKGANQSLIQAREKIEKGEVAAAKQAYEDFTQMWKKIEDGIKEASKKAYGDIEDSMGMVQFVFSQDPPNKEKILSALDQLLKVNQDFIDGKYPAEDSGASSGKQDGNELIALLDQSLSRLKEGDVKGAAQSIRQFREMWLDIEGIVLTQSQKAYQDAERDMVLSYAYLTSTPPDVEKGKEVISNMREYLAPLLAKNQYTFFDAVSILLREGLEALLVIVALLAFLDKSGHGEKKGWVWGGVGAGLGGSLFLGILVQILFTSGAFGTNNFLIAGWTGLFAAAMLLYMTYWLHNKASIENWRKYIKTKSEKALATGSLLSLAVLSFLAVFREGTETVLFFIGMASSISLTQLLGGIAFGIILLIILGILILKVGMRIPLRPFFLLSSLLVFYLSLKFTGMGIKSLQLAGLLPATHVEWFPTIEFFSIYPTAEGLILQAALLVVVLFFAVWERYRAFSYRRKMEAN from the coding sequence ATGGAAGGAATCGCGCGAAAGAAAATGGGGGGGAGAAAACGGTTAAGCTTTCTTTTACTCCTTTTTTTCCTCGTGCCTGCATATGCCTTCGCCTTTACCCCGGCCGATGATCTGAAAGGGGCGAATCAATCGCTGATCCAGGCGCGGGAGAAGATAGAGAAGGGAGAGGTTGCGGCGGCCAAACAAGCGTATGAGGACTTCACGCAAATGTGGAAAAAGATAGAGGACGGGATTAAGGAAGCATCAAAGAAGGCATATGGGGATATTGAGGATAGCATGGGGATGGTTCAGTTTGTTTTCAGCCAGGATCCGCCGAATAAAGAAAAAATCTTGTCCGCATTGGATCAGCTTCTCAAGGTAAATCAAGATTTTATCGATGGGAAGTATCCTGCGGAGGATAGCGGAGCCTCTTCGGGGAAACAGGATGGAAATGAATTGATTGCCCTCCTGGATCAATCCCTCTCCCGATTAAAGGAGGGAGATGTGAAGGGGGCCGCCCAAAGCATCAGGCAATTTCGCGAAATGTGGCTGGATATTGAAGGAATTGTCCTCACCCAATCCCAGAAAGCTTACCAAGATGCGGAACGGGACATGGTTCTCTCCTATGCCTACCTTACGTCCACACCACCCGATGTGGAAAAAGGCAAAGAAGTGATTTCCAACATGAGAGAATACCTGGCTCCCCTGCTGGCGAAAAATCAATATACCTTCTTTGACGCCGTATCCATCCTTCTTCGGGAGGGATTAGAAGCTCTTCTGGTGATTGTCGCGCTGCTTGCCTTCCTGGATAAATCAGGCCACGGAGAGAAAAAAGGCTGGGTCTGGGGCGGGGTGGGCGCAGGGTTAGGAGGGAGCCTCTTCTTGGGGATCTTGGTCCAAATCCTCTTCACCTCAGGAGCTTTCGGCACCAATAATTTCCTCATCGCAGGATGGACCGGCCTGTTCGCGGCGGCGATGCTTCTCTACATGACATACTGGCTCCACAACAAAGCAAGCATCGAAAATTGGAGAAAGTACATCAAGACGAAGAGCGAAAAGGCGCTAGCCACCGGTAGTCTTCTCTCCCTGGCTGTTCTCTCGTTTCTGGCGGTCTTTCGGGAAGGAACCGAGACGGTCCTGTTCTTCATCGGAATGGCCTCTTCCATTTCTCTTACGCAGTTATTAGGGGGGATCGCCTTTGGAATCATTCTCCTCATCATACTCGGCATCTTAATCCTGAAAGTGGGTATGAGAATTCCATTGCGGCCTTTCTTCCTCCTCTCCAGCCTGCTTGTCTTTTACCTAAGTCTTAAGTTTACCGGCATGGGGATCAAGAGCCTCCAATTGGCCGGTCTTCTCCCGGCAACCCATGTGGAGTGGTTTCCGACCATTGAGTTTTTCTCCATTTACCCCACGGCGGAGGGGCTGATCCTACAAGCGGCACTGCTCGTCGTTGTCCTATTCTTTGCGGTATGGGAGCGGTATAGAGCCTTTTCCTACCGGAGAAAAATGGAAGCCAATTGA